A genomic segment from Leptolyngbya boryana PCC 6306 encodes:
- a CDS encoding tetratricopeptide repeat protein — protein MQNKKPQSKQNNLPTLLLSIAVTLYLLMMATTFGISSYLMLNPRGATQTSVRDDIEKEVDRSYTRFFTQFNFAVFLIGISVWVLRQSVINNLQSELRKQFKEEVEEEFKKELKNLKEEVENDFEKDLDNLRSDLAAQRQKDELIQEISVFLPSPNSFFQEEIKPEIQEMLTELIVKLQSLKSGNPRLRLTFEDYTKWGDGLFYLANYQVLSDYQSINAWFKRTGSTNHVEEDKIISQYEEAILKYEQAIEIKETYYAYLGLGNARRMAGEYKKSIDCYDRAIQLEQLPFVALVNKGLAYRRWYNNEQEGMSRGIKCFEQATLIAPNYPRAWYNQACYYAFLGNIEEAVRNLNQAINLAPSKARQLARKDSDFELIREREEFKKLLEELTA, from the coding sequence ATGCAAAACAAAAAGCCACAGAGCAAACAGAATAATTTACCCACGCTTTTGTTGTCGATCGCAGTTACTCTTTACCTATTGATGATGGCAACGACATTTGGAATTAGTTCGTACTTAATGCTTAATCCAAGAGGAGCCACACAAACAAGTGTAAGAGATGATATTGAGAAGGAGGTTGATCGCTCTTACACTAGATTTTTCACTCAGTTTAATTTTGCAGTATTCCTAATAGGTATCTCTGTTTGGGTTTTAAGACAAAGTGTAATCAATAACCTGCAAAGTGAGCTAAGGAAGCAATTCAAAGAAGAAGTTGAAGAAGAGTTTAAGAAAGAACTCAAAAACTTAAAAGAGGAAGTCGAGAATGATTTTGAGAAAGACCTTGACAATTTACGCAGCGATCTAGCTGCTCAAAGGCAGAAGGATGAACTTATTCAAGAAATTTCAGTCTTCTTACCATCACCAAATTCATTTTTTCAGGAAGAAATCAAACCTGAAATTCAAGAAATGCTGACAGAATTGATAGTTAAGCTTCAATCTCTTAAATCTGGAAATCCTCGATTACGTTTGACATTTGAGGATTATACAAAATGGGGAGATGGCTTGTTTTACTTAGCGAATTATCAAGTTTTATCAGACTATCAATCAATCAATGCTTGGTTCAAAAGAACTGGCTCGACAAATCATGTAGAAGAAGACAAGATTATTTCGCAATATGAAGAAGCGATTCTGAAATATGAACAAGCAATTGAGATCAAAGAAACTTATTATGCCTATCTTGGTTTGGGAAATGCGCGAAGAATGGCAGGAGAATATAAAAAATCTATCGACTGCTATGATCGTGCCATTCAGCTTGAGCAGCTTCCTTTCGTAGCATTAGTTAATAAAGGTCTTGCTTACAGAAGATGGTACAACAACGAGCAAGAAGGAATGAGTAGGGGAATTAAGTGCTTTGAACAAGCAACCTTAATTGCACCTAACTATCCTAGAGCCTGGTACAATCAAGCTTGTTACTATGCTTTTTTAGGTAATATTGAAGAAGCTGTAAGAAACCTAAATCAAGCAATAAATCTTGCTCCATCAAAAGCTAGGCAGCTAGCACGAAAGGATTCAGATTTTGAACTAATTAGGGAGAGGGAAGAATTCAAAAAATTACTTGAAGAGTTAACAGCATGA
- a CDS encoding beta strand repeat-containing protein, with product MAIFAFSAGGYLAILGDNLDNTIKVSRDASGALLINDGAVSIFGSRPSASRTQQIDVLGFGGNDTITLDTTLGALPATRLFGGSGSDVLQFTGSADAEQFDVSANSNRVRLTRNLGNGVVDLDGIEQLDLNPLGGADTVTVNPLAVTALRTINFNLEGSVSSGDGAFDRLIVNGTNNAETIDVTGTGTGSYSISGLSAIINVKGSEATDSLAINTFGGNDAIRSTLPASVVQFTVDAGAGDDTMLGGAGVETFFGGDGNDIVDGNGGNDIAFLGAGDDLFIWDPGDGSDVVEGQAGSDTLRFNGSNGNEVFDASANGGRVRFFRNLGNIVMDLDDVERLDLNALGGADSITVNDLTGTDLSQIALNLANNGTGDGQVDTIAISGTNGNDTITASSSSSGIVIAGLAANVTIVGAETTDTLTLNGLAGDDTINASGLAANLMQLALNGGLGNDTFFGSAGNDLINGGDGTDTAFMGAGNDTFIWNPGDDNDVVEGQAGSDTLRFNGANVAETFDVSANGGRVRLFRNVANVTMDFDDVERLELNALGGADTITINNLAGTDLSQVDLNLGAGDGAQDSIIINGTNADDVVVLAASGNAVNVIGLASNIAIIGAESNNDKLTINALAGNDVVEASSLPAVIGLTADGGDGDDILNGGDGNDVLLGGPGDDVLLGGPGSDVLDGGSGNNVVIQ from the coding sequence ATGGCAATTTTCGCTTTTTCTGCGGGTGGATACTTAGCAATTTTGGGTGACAACCTCGATAACACCATTAAGGTGAGTCGAGATGCGTCGGGCGCGCTCTTAATCAATGATGGAGCCGTCTCCATTTTCGGATCTCGCCCTTCTGCTTCGCGTACCCAACAGATTGATGTATTGGGCTTCGGCGGCAACGATACGATTACCTTAGATACAACCCTCGGTGCATTGCCTGCGACTCGGCTCTTTGGAGGATCTGGCAGCGATGTTCTGCAATTTACAGGAAGTGCTGACGCTGAACAGTTCGATGTTTCTGCCAATTCTAATCGAGTTCGCCTCACCCGCAACCTTGGCAACGGTGTAGTAGACTTGGACGGCATTGAGCAACTCGATCTCAATCCTTTGGGTGGAGCAGATACCGTTACGGTTAATCCTCTGGCTGTAACTGCACTCCGCACGATTAACTTCAATTTAGAGGGCAGTGTTAGCAGCGGGGATGGAGCATTTGATCGTCTGATTGTGAATGGAACGAATAACGCAGAAACGATTGATGTTACGGGGACAGGCACTGGTAGTTATTCCATCAGCGGATTGTCTGCAATCATCAATGTCAAAGGGTCGGAAGCAACGGATTCGTTAGCGATCAACACCTTCGGAGGAAATGACGCGATTCGCTCTACCCTTCCTGCGTCAGTGGTGCAATTCACCGTCGATGCTGGAGCAGGCGATGATACTATGCTTGGCGGAGCAGGTGTAGAGACTTTCTTTGGCGGTGACGGGAATGATATCGTCGATGGCAATGGTGGCAACGACATTGCTTTTCTGGGTGCTGGCGATGACCTCTTCATTTGGGACCCTGGCGATGGCAGTGATGTCGTGGAAGGGCAAGCGGGCAGTGATACTCTACGCTTCAATGGCTCCAATGGTAATGAAGTGTTTGATGCTTCTGCAAATGGGGGGAGAGTTCGCTTTTTCCGTAACCTTGGCAACATTGTTATGGATCTCGATGATGTAGAACGGCTCGACCTAAATGCGCTCGGTGGTGCTGACTCCATCACGGTAAATGATTTGACTGGAACCGATCTGAGTCAAATTGCCCTGAATCTGGCAAACAATGGCACGGGTGATGGTCAAGTCGATACGATCGCAATTAGCGGGACGAATGGAAATGATACGATTACGGCAAGTTCATCAAGCAGCGGGATTGTGATCGCAGGTTTAGCTGCTAATGTCACGATCGTTGGCGCTGAAACAACAGACACCCTCACTCTGAATGGCTTAGCCGGAGACGATACCATCAACGCCAGTGGCTTAGCAGCGAACTTAATGCAACTAGCTCTCAATGGTGGACTTGGCAACGATACGTTCTTTGGCAGTGCGGGCAATGATCTCATCAACGGCGGAGATGGCACGGATACCGCATTTATGGGAGCGGGCAACGATACCTTCATCTGGAACCCAGGGGATGACAACGATGTAGTCGAGGGGCAAGCAGGCAGCGACACCCTACGCTTCAACGGTGCAAACGTTGCTGAGACGTTTGACGTATCTGCAAATGGGGGTCGAGTTCGGTTGTTCCGTAATGTTGCCAACGTGACGATGGATTTTGATGATGTAGAACGGTTGGAACTCAATGCCTTGGGCGGGGCAGATACCATCACGATCAACAACCTAGCAGGCACCGATCTGAGTCAAGTTGACCTCAATTTAGGGGCAGGAGACGGGGCACAAGATTCGATCATTATCAATGGCACGAACGCTGATGATGTCGTAGTGTTGGCTGCATCTGGCAATGCCGTTAATGTGATTGGATTAGCATCGAATATTGCGATCATAGGAGCAGAGAGTAACAATGACAAACTGACGATTAATGCACTCGCTGGTAATGATGTCGTCGAAGCCAGTTCTCTTCCTGCTGTGATTGGGCTGACAGCAGATGGCGGCGATGGCGACGACATTCTTAATGGTGGTGATGGCAACGATGTTCTTCTCGGTGGTCCTGGGGATGATGTTCTTCTCGGTGGTCCTGGGAGCGACGTGCTCGACGGTGGTTCTGGGAATAATGTCGTGATTCAGTAA
- a CDS encoding helix-turn-helix domain-containing protein gives MPAAYSVDLRQRILDAYEAKEGSQRQLAKRFKVSLSFVRDLMRHYREQKTVQPKPHGGGAVAKIGVKEQALIADWLKQQPDLVLWELCERLEQECAVQVGISTMWRVLEQMNLSVKKNI, from the coding sequence ATGCCTGCTGCCTACTCGGTCGATTTACGCCAACGCATTCTGGATGCTTACGAGGCGAAAGAAGGAAGTCAACGCCAACTGGCAAAACGGTTCAAGGTCAGCTTGTCGTTTGTGCGAGACTTGATGCGCCACTACCGAGAGCAGAAGACGGTGCAACCTAAACCGCATGGGGGTGGAGCCGTCGCAAAAATCGGTGTGAAGGAGCAAGCCCTGATTGCCGACTGGTTGAAACAGCAACCTGACCTTGTGTTGTGGGAATTGTGTGAGCGACTCGAACAAGAATGTGCTGTTCAAGTCGGCATCTCGACGATGTGGCGAGTGCTGGAGCAGATGAACCTGAGCGTCAAAAAAAACATTTAG
- a CDS encoding IS630 family transposase, which translates to MQALRFAFRHWSFSIDLRNLVFVDEAGIHLGMTQMNGRAAKGERVHDVRPRNVGQNISLTGAIGLEGLIATMTILGSVNTEVFVVYLLEVLIPQLWVGAIVVMDNLPVHHAQRVRQAIESTGAQLVFLPPYSPDLSPIEWCWSKLKQLLRSAKARSLEALNQALTEIVTEKISEEDAIAWFAHCGLFI; encoded by the coding sequence GTGCAAGCGCTACGTTTTGCATTCCGACATTGGAGCTTCAGCATTGACCTTCGCAATCTGGTCTTTGTCGATGAAGCAGGCATTCATTTGGGCATGACCCAAATGAATGGTCGTGCTGCGAAGGGAGAGCGAGTGCATGATGTCCGTCCACGCAATGTTGGACAAAACATCTCGTTGACTGGTGCCATTGGACTAGAAGGACTCATTGCGACAATGACGATTCTGGGTAGTGTCAATACCGAGGTCTTTGTCGTCTACTTGCTCGAAGTGTTGATCCCGCAACTTTGGGTCGGAGCAATTGTGGTCATGGATAATCTTCCTGTGCATCATGCTCAACGAGTTCGGCAAGCGATTGAATCTACTGGCGCACAACTTGTCTTCCTGCCACCTTATTCTCCAGACTTATCTCCGATTGAGTGGTGTTGGTCGAAACTCAAGCAGTTACTACGCTCTGCTAAAGCCCGATCTTTGGAAGCTCTCAATCAAGCTTTGACTGAGATTGTGACTGAAAAAATCTCGGAGGAGGATGCAATCGCTTGGTTCGCTCATTGTGGCTTATTCATTTAG
- the ilvD gene encoding dihydroxy-acid dehydratase, protein MPENLRSQTITQGIARSPNRAMLRAVGFEDTDFTKPIVGVASAQSTITPCNMGIAPLTVQAESGIRTAGGMPQMFGTITVSDGISMGTEGMKYSLVSRDVIADSIETVCHAQSLDGVLAIGGCDKNIPGAMIAMARMNIPAIFVYGGTSKPGHLDGKDLTVVSVFEAVGQYSTGKIEESMLYAVERNACAGAGSCGGMYTANTMSAAFEAMGMSLMYSSTMSNIDPEKAENTALAGKVLVEAIRNQLLPRDIITRKSIENAVSVVMAIGGSTNAVLHFLAIAHSAGVPWTLDDFEIIRQRVPVLCDLKPSGRYVATDLHKAGGIPQVMKMLLKQGLIHGDCLTITGNTIAQCLKDISESPCPSQEVIRPWSHPLYATGHLAILKGNLALEGAVAKITGVKNPKLTGPARVFDSEEACLEAILTGKINAGDVLVIRYEGPKGGPGMREMLAPTSALIGAGLGDSVGLITDGRFSGGTYGMVVGHVAPEAFVGGAIALVQEGDEITIDAHAQLLHLNVPNAELEQRRATWQPPTPHYQRGVLAKYAKLVSTSSLGAVTDLQRFLNE, encoded by the coding sequence ATGCCCGAAAATTTGAGAAGCCAAACGATTACTCAAGGAATTGCGCGATCGCCGAATCGTGCCATGCTCCGTGCCGTCGGATTCGAGGATACTGATTTTACAAAGCCGATCGTAGGAGTCGCGAGTGCTCAAAGTACAATTACGCCTTGCAATATGGGAATTGCGCCGCTGACTGTTCAAGCAGAATCAGGAATTCGTACAGCAGGCGGAATGCCTCAGATGTTTGGCACGATCACCGTGAGTGATGGGATTTCGATGGGAACAGAGGGAATGAAGTATTCGCTCGTGTCGCGAGATGTGATTGCAGATTCAATCGAGACGGTCTGCCATGCTCAAAGTCTGGATGGCGTATTAGCGATCGGCGGCTGCGATAAGAATATACCGGGAGCCATGATTGCAATGGCACGAATGAATATTCCCGCCATTTTTGTCTATGGTGGCACGAGCAAACCTGGGCATCTCGATGGAAAAGATTTAACAGTTGTCAGTGTATTTGAAGCGGTGGGACAGTACAGCACTGGAAAAATTGAAGAATCAATGCTGTATGCAGTCGAGCGCAATGCTTGTGCGGGTGCAGGTTCTTGTGGTGGAATGTACACTGCGAATACGATGTCTGCTGCATTTGAAGCGATGGGCATGAGTTTAATGTATTCCTCTACTATGTCCAACATTGACCCTGAAAAAGCTGAGAACACAGCACTTGCTGGGAAAGTGTTAGTCGAAGCCATTCGGAACCAACTTTTACCGCGTGACATTATTACTCGCAAGTCAATTGAAAACGCGGTTTCAGTGGTGATGGCGATCGGTGGTTCAACGAATGCGGTGCTGCACTTCTTAGCGATCGCCCATTCTGCGGGTGTGCCTTGGACGCTTGATGATTTTGAAATCATTCGTCAACGAGTGCCTGTCCTCTGTGACCTCAAGCCATCCGGTCGCTATGTCGCGACAGATTTGCACAAAGCAGGCGGCATTCCTCAAGTGATGAAAATGTTGCTCAAACAGGGCTTGATCCATGGCGATTGTTTAACGATTACAGGAAACACGATCGCGCAATGCCTCAAAGACATTTCTGAATCACCATGTCCATCCCAAGAGGTCATTCGTCCTTGGAGTCATCCACTCTATGCGACTGGACATCTAGCCATTCTCAAAGGCAATTTAGCTCTCGAAGGAGCCGTGGCAAAAATCACAGGGGTCAAAAATCCTAAACTGACTGGACCTGCTCGCGTATTTGACTCAGAGGAAGCCTGTTTAGAGGCGATTCTCACAGGCAAAATCAACGCAGGTGATGTTCTCGTCATTCGCTATGAAGGACCGAAAGGAGGACCCGGTATGCGAGAAATGTTAGCTCCGACTTCGGCACTGATTGGTGCAGGGTTAGGCGACTCAGTGGGACTGATTACGGATGGACGCTTTTCTGGCGGAACCTATGGCATGGTGGTTGGTCATGTTGCGCCTGAAGCCTTCGTCGGAGGCGCGATCGCACTGGTGCAAGAAGGAGATGAAATTACGATCGATGCTCATGCTCAATTGCTGCATCTTAATGTTCCAAACGCAGAACTTGAACAGCGTCGCGCAACTTGGCAACCGCCTACACCCCACTATCAGCGAGGCGTACTCGCAAAATATGCAAAATTGGTTTCGACCAGCAGTTTAGGAGCTGTAACTGACTTACAGCGGTTTCTAAATGAATAA
- a CDS encoding LysR family transcriptional regulator, producing the protein MELRHLRYFVAVAEELHFNRAAERLHIAQPPLSQQIKQLETELGVALFHRRTKRQVQLTEAGQVLLQAAYPILAQLEQAIYDTQRAGRGEPGTLTIGFTSSVVYDVLPTILHQFRHHFPQVELVLQELTTTQQEEALHNQRIDIGFCHPPLKDDRLQSESILKESLVVVLPESHPLATETIISMDSLADESFILFPRHLGPGLYDQIVSFCKQVNFSPKVMQEAIQMQTIIGLISAEMGVALVPASLQNLQRVGVVYKSLRETTPQVETAIVWRPDSTSGVLREFLQVVKCYVNARSNKIA; encoded by the coding sequence ATGGAACTGCGACACCTGCGTTACTTTGTGGCGGTTGCGGAAGAACTTCACTTCAATCGCGCTGCTGAGCGTTTACACATCGCTCAACCTCCATTGAGCCAACAAATCAAGCAGTTAGAAACTGAATTAGGCGTAGCACTGTTTCACCGGCGAACCAAGCGACAAGTTCAGCTAACCGAGGCAGGACAAGTTTTGTTGCAGGCGGCTTACCCGATCCTGGCTCAACTGGAACAAGCAATCTACGACACACAACGCGCGGGCAGAGGTGAGCCTGGAACTTTAACGATCGGATTTACTAGCTCTGTGGTTTACGATGTTCTGCCTACTATCCTGCACCAGTTTCGACACCACTTCCCACAGGTTGAGCTTGTGCTACAAGAATTGACTACAACTCAGCAGGAAGAAGCATTGCACAATCAGCGGATCGACATTGGTTTTTGTCATCCTCCCCTTAAAGACGATCGCTTGCAGTCAGAATCTATTTTGAAAGAATCTTTAGTCGTTGTCTTGCCTGAATCTCACCCATTGGCAACTGAAACAATAATTTCGATGGATTCGCTTGCTGATGAATCTTTTATTCTGTTTCCGCGCCATTTGGGACCCGGTTTGTATGATCAGATTGTGAGCTTCTGCAAGCAAGTGAACTTCAGTCCAAAGGTGATGCAGGAAGCAATCCAAATGCAAACAATTATTGGATTAATTTCAGCAGAAATGGGAGTTGCATTAGTTCCAGCATCGCTACAAAATCTACAACGAGTCGGCGTAGTCTACAAGTCATTACGAGAAACAACACCACAAGTTGAAACGGCTATCGTATGGCGACCAGATAGTACTTCAGGTGTTTTGCGCGAATTTTTGCAGGTTGTTAAATGCTACGTGAATGCAAGAAGTAACAAAATAGCCTGA
- a CDS encoding transposase family protein, with protein MLNLERALNQDRLLRALTGLNRNAFDALLPSFEQAYEASRIAAKPVRKRARGGGRKARLQSIEAKLFYILFYFKCYPTFDLAGILFDLDRSQTHEWMHELQPVLEAALGQEIVLPERKLRSIEAFLEMFPGVERVMIDGTERPIQRPQNSEAQTQNYSGKKRRQTRKHLAAVDQSKRVLVVSHAREGKLHDKRFETEEEIAFHIPDEIPIEVDLGFQGLQSEYTNIRIPHKKPRGGELSKKQKQENRSLSQSRVVCENAFAGIKRYGAVSAIYRTCLRHAVLGSRILMTI; from the coding sequence ATGCTTAACCTTGAACGCGCACTGAACCAGGATCGCCTGCTGCGAGCATTAACCGGGCTGAATCGAAACGCTTTTGATGCCTTGCTGCCCAGTTTCGAGCAAGCGTATGAAGCCAGTCGAATTGCGGCAAAGCCCGTGCGAAAACGAGCCAGAGGCGGCGGGCGCAAAGCAAGATTACAAAGTATCGAAGCGAAATTGTTCTACATCCTGTTTTACTTCAAATGCTACCCGACGTTTGATTTAGCAGGCATCTTGTTTGACCTCGACCGTTCACAGACGCATGAATGGATGCACGAATTACAGCCTGTGCTTGAGGCAGCTTTAGGACAGGAGATAGTGTTACCAGAGCGCAAGCTGCGGAGTATTGAAGCATTTCTGGAAATGTTTCCAGGAGTCGAGCGGGTGATGATTGATGGGACAGAGCGCCCAATTCAACGTCCGCAGAATTCAGAAGCCCAGACGCAGAACTACTCTGGCAAAAAGCGTCGTCAAACTCGCAAGCATCTCGCGGCAGTAGATCAATCCAAGCGAGTGTTAGTGGTGAGCCATGCCCGTGAGGGAAAGCTTCACGATAAACGATTTGAAACCGAAGAAGAGATTGCGTTTCACATTCCCGACGAGATTCCCATCGAAGTAGACCTGGGCTTTCAAGGCTTGCAATCTGAGTATACGAACATTCGCATTCCACACAAGAAGCCTAGAGGGGGTGAGCTAAGCAAGAAACAGAAGCAAGAAAATCGCAGTTTGAGCCAGTCGCGAGTCGTTTGTGAGAACGCTTTCGCAGGCATCAAGCGTTATGGTGCGGTCAGTGCAATTTATCGCACTTGCTTGCGTCACGCAGTGCTCGGATCAAGGATTTTGATGACCATTTGA